In Salinibacterium sp. dk2585, a single window of DNA contains:
- a CDS encoding response regulator transcription factor, with protein sequence MSIASDPLRLAIVDDHKMLLGALTEWVRSAAPDINLVAAVSSWPELLTHPQFPVDVVLLDLDLKDNLPISLKISTLKTTGVKTVLMSTYSEPNVVREALAAGALGYLVKTEDASMIVEAIRAAANDESFISAELDLAINQTEVGGSPKLSAQERRVMALYGGGEPVKAVAYQLGISEETAKSYLKRIREKYRIAGIDVGTKVALRKRAIADGILLRGEGPREF encoded by the coding sequence GTGTCTATTGCTTCAGATCCACTCCGGCTCGCGATCGTTGACGACCACAAGATGCTCCTGGGGGCGCTGACCGAGTGGGTTCGCTCGGCCGCTCCAGACATCAACCTCGTCGCCGCCGTCTCAAGCTGGCCGGAGCTCCTGACGCATCCGCAGTTCCCCGTCGACGTCGTGCTCCTCGACCTCGACCTCAAGGACAACCTGCCCATCTCGCTCAAGATCTCGACGCTCAAGACGACGGGCGTCAAGACGGTGCTCATGAGCACCTACTCCGAGCCGAACGTCGTGCGCGAGGCCCTCGCTGCCGGCGCGCTCGGCTACCTCGTCAAGACGGAGGACGCCTCGATGATCGTCGAGGCGATCCGGGCGGCAGCCAATGACGAGTCCTTCATCTCGGCCGAACTCGACCTCGCGATCAACCAGACCGAGGTCGGCGGATCCCCCAAGCTGAGCGCACAGGAGCGCCGCGTCATGGCACTCTACGGTGGCGGTGAGCCCGTCAAGGCGGTCGCCTACCAGCTCGGCATCTCGGAGGAGACGGCCAAGTCGTACCTCAAGCGCATCCGTGAGAAGTACCGCATCGCGGGCATCGATGTGGGCACCAAGGTCGCCCTGCGGAAGCGCGCGATCGCCGACGGCATCTTGCTGCGCGGTGAGGGACCCCGCGAGTTCTGA
- a CDS encoding glycosyltransferase 87 family protein — protein sequence MRLGVGASRAWLWCAFLAANVWIAWLAYTGPGHPIGDVYLYAWWVELGLEGGPWVGIDTSWVYPVLALLPMTVAAVGGSHYALIWLVLMVLLNCLALAFVTGWRGRARGLAAGWWWTAFLVAVGPIALGRIDSVTVPLVVIAAVLLARRPVVAGALLAAATWMKVWPAAVIGAALIALRERFHILLGVLATSAIVMVTAVVLGGGAPLFSFITTQTGRGLQIEAPASAPWLWLGAFGDDASGLYYDDEILTYQVFGPHVEVVAAVMTPLLASVVAAIVGLALWLLGRGVRPESLLPPFVLALVTALIAVNKVGSPQFITWLSAAVIIGLIAQPSGAAAFRMPAVLVLVIALLTQIVYPVLYGYLLALEPAMLTVLTLRNLLLFVLLGWAVRTMLRTPRARRR from the coding sequence GTGAGGCTGGGCGTCGGCGCTTCGCGCGCCTGGCTGTGGTGCGCATTCCTCGCCGCGAATGTCTGGATCGCCTGGCTCGCATACACGGGCCCCGGGCATCCGATCGGCGACGTGTACCTCTATGCGTGGTGGGTCGAACTCGGCCTCGAGGGAGGGCCATGGGTCGGCATCGACACCTCGTGGGTCTATCCCGTGCTGGCGCTGCTCCCCATGACGGTCGCTGCCGTGGGCGGCAGCCACTACGCGCTCATCTGGCTCGTGCTCATGGTGCTGCTGAACTGCCTTGCGCTCGCATTCGTGACCGGATGGCGGGGCCGCGCGCGTGGTCTCGCGGCCGGTTGGTGGTGGACCGCGTTCCTGGTCGCGGTGGGGCCGATCGCCCTCGGCCGAATCGATTCGGTCACGGTGCCGCTCGTCGTGATCGCGGCGGTGCTGCTCGCGCGTCGTCCCGTCGTTGCCGGGGCACTGCTCGCCGCCGCGACCTGGATGAAGGTCTGGCCGGCCGCCGTCATCGGCGCCGCGCTCATCGCGCTGCGCGAGCGATTCCACATCCTGCTGGGCGTGCTGGCGACGAGCGCGATCGTCATGGTCACCGCCGTCGTGCTCGGCGGCGGGGCTCCCCTCTTCAGCTTCATCACGACCCAGACGGGCCGCGGCCTGCAGATCGAGGCCCCCGCGAGTGCCCCGTGGCTATGGCTCGGAGCGTTTGGGGATGACGCATCCGGCCTCTATTACGACGACGAGATCCTGACCTATCAGGTCTTCGGGCCGCACGTCGAGGTGGTCGCCGCCGTCATGACGCCCCTCCTCGCGAGCGTCGTCGCCGCCATCGTCGGCCTTGCGCTCTGGCTCCTGGGTCGAGGGGTGAGGCCTGAGTCACTCCTCCCGCCCTTCGTGCTCGCCCTCGTGACCGCGCTGATCGCCGTCAACAAGGTCGGGTCGCCGCAGTTCATCACGTGGCTCTCGGCGGCCGTCATCATCGGCCTGATCGCGCAGCCGAGCGGCGCGGCGGCTTTCCGAATGCCGGCGGTGCTCGTGCTCGTGATCGCGCTGCTCACGCAGATCGTCTACCCCGTGCTCTACGGCTACCTGCTCGCCCTCGAACCGGCCATGCTCACGGTGTTGACGCTGCGCAACCTGCTGCTCTTCGTGTTGCTGGGCTGGGCGGTGCGGACGATGCTCCGCACCCCTCGGGCGCGGCGTCGCTGA
- a CDS encoding hemolysin family protein has product MHELILLAIGIVLTIGTGLFVASEFALVNLDRQELEARQARGESRLTMTIAALRRTSTHLSSAQLGITLTTLLTGYTLEPAFSAFLAGPLSVFGLPEAVERGVAAVVAVTIATLLSMIVGELVPKNFALALPLGTAKVVVPFQLAFTWVFKPAVALLNNSANVILRSVGIEPKEELSSARTAEELTSLLRRSAMAGTLEVDTATLLARTLAFNEHVAADVMTPRPRVSSVERGDSAQVVLDLAKRTGFSRFPVVDDGIDDVVGIVHIKQVVAVPREKRADVPASALQSDALRVPETMRLDSLLGELRQHGYQMAIVLDEYGGTAGVVTLEDLVEELVGEVSDEHDRTRAGVVRSRNWVTFPGMLRPDELLERADVTVPEDGPYETVAGFLMSELGRLAKVGDTVEIDAGEFRVERMDGRRIDRIRFTPRAEQVVEEER; this is encoded by the coding sequence CATCCGAGTTCGCCCTCGTGAACCTCGATCGCCAGGAACTCGAGGCGCGGCAGGCCCGAGGCGAGTCCCGTCTCACCATGACGATCGCCGCCCTGCGGCGCACCTCGACGCACCTCTCGAGCGCGCAGCTGGGCATCACGCTCACGACGCTCCTCACGGGGTACACCCTCGAGCCGGCCTTCAGCGCGTTCCTCGCCGGGCCGCTTTCGGTCTTCGGCCTTCCCGAGGCGGTCGAACGCGGGGTCGCCGCGGTTGTCGCTGTCACGATTGCGACGCTGCTCTCCATGATCGTCGGCGAGCTCGTGCCCAAGAACTTCGCCCTCGCGCTGCCGCTCGGCACCGCCAAGGTGGTCGTGCCGTTCCAGCTCGCCTTCACGTGGGTGTTCAAGCCGGCCGTCGCGCTCCTCAACAACTCCGCCAACGTCATCCTGCGAAGCGTCGGTATCGAGCCGAAGGAGGAGCTCTCGTCTGCACGCACGGCAGAGGAACTGACCTCGCTCCTGCGCCGCTCTGCCATGGCGGGAACCCTCGAGGTCGACACGGCGACGCTGCTCGCGCGCACCCTCGCCTTCAACGAGCATGTCGCGGCCGATGTCATGACGCCGCGGCCCCGCGTCTCGAGCGTCGAGCGCGGCGACTCGGCCCAGGTCGTGCTCGACCTCGCCAAGCGCACCGGGTTCTCCCGCTTTCCCGTCGTCGATGACGGCATCGATGACGTCGTCGGCATCGTGCACATCAAGCAGGTGGTGGCCGTGCCGAGGGAGAAGCGAGCGGATGTCCCGGCCTCCGCACTCCAAAGCGACGCACTGCGTGTGCCCGAGACGATGCGGCTCGACTCGCTGCTCGGGGAGCTGCGCCAGCACGGCTACCAGATGGCCATCGTGCTCGATGAATACGGCGGAACCGCGGGTGTCGTGACGCTCGAGGACCTCGTGGAGGAGCTCGTCGGCGAGGTCTCCGACGAGCACGACCGCACGCGTGCGGGCGTCGTCCGCTCCCGCAACTGGGTGACCTTCCCCGGAATGCTGCGACCAGACGAGCTCCTCGAGCGGGCGGATGTCACGGTGCCCGAGGATGGCCCCTATGAGACCGTCGCGGGCTTCCTCATGAGCGAACTAGGGCGCTTGGCCAAGGTCGGCGACACGGTCGAGATCGACGCCGGGGAATTCCGGGTCGAGCGGATGGACGGCCGACGCATCGACCGCATCCGCTTCACGCCGCGTGCCGAGCAGGTTGTGGAGGAGGAGCGATGA
- a CDS encoding hemolysin family protein has translation MSDVWGIVWLVVLLGANAFFVGAEFAVISARRSQIEPKAEAGSRAAKTTLYAMEHATLMLATSQLGITVCSLLILNVSEPAIHHLLEVPLGLTGLAPEVISTVAFIIALVIVSFLHVVLGEMVPKNLSFSLPDRMALILAPPLVWVSRVFKHLIWALNSIANGVLRLFGVEPKNEATSSFTFDEVANIVAHSTREGVLTDTSGALSNAFEFTSKKARDIAVGLDTLVSVSEAATPAEVERAVAQHGFSRYVLVDDEGEPSGYLHLKDVIDLDDDGEFTEPVPPKRIRHLISVFEDTDLEDALATMRRSGVHIARVFDAEGATKGVLFLEDILEELIGEVQDATRRL, from the coding sequence ATGAGCGACGTCTGGGGCATCGTGTGGCTTGTCGTGCTGCTCGGCGCGAACGCCTTCTTTGTCGGCGCGGAGTTCGCCGTCATCTCTGCTCGTCGCTCGCAGATCGAGCCCAAGGCTGAAGCGGGTTCGCGCGCGGCCAAGACGACGCTCTACGCGATGGAGCACGCGACCCTCATGCTGGCGACGAGCCAGCTGGGCATCACGGTGTGCTCGCTGCTGATCTTGAACGTGTCTGAGCCGGCGATCCACCACCTGCTCGAGGTGCCGCTCGGCCTCACGGGCTTGGCCCCCGAGGTCATCAGCACGGTCGCGTTCATCATCGCCCTCGTGATCGTCTCGTTCCTCCACGTCGTGCTGGGCGAGATGGTTCCCAAGAACCTGTCGTTCTCGCTGCCGGACCGCATGGCCCTCATCCTCGCGCCGCCGCTCGTGTGGGTGTCCCGCGTCTTCAAGCACCTCATTTGGGCGCTGAACTCGATCGCCAACGGGGTGCTGCGGCTCTTCGGCGTCGAGCCGAAGAACGAGGCGACAAGCTCCTTCACCTTCGACGAGGTGGCCAATATCGTGGCCCACTCGACCCGCGAGGGCGTGCTGACGGACACGAGCGGCGCGCTGTCGAATGCCTTCGAGTTCACCTCGAAGAAGGCGCGCGATATCGCCGTCGGGCTCGACACGCTCGTCTCGGTGTCGGAGGCGGCGACGCCCGCCGAGGTCGAGCGCGCCGTCGCGCAGCACGGGTTCTCGCGCTACGTACTCGTGGACGATGAGGGCGAACCGAGCGGCTACCTGCACCTCAAGGACGTGATCGACCTCGACGACGACGGCGAGTTCACGGAACCCGTGCCACCCAAGCGCATCCGGCACCTCATCTCGGTGTTCGAGGACACAGACCTGGAGGATGCCCTCGCAACCATGCGCCGCTCGGGAGTGCACATCGCACGCGTCTTCGACGCGGAGGGCGCCACGAAGGGCGTGCTCTTTCTCGAGGACATCCTCGAGGAGCTCATCGGCGAGGTGCAGGACGCGACTCGTCGCCTCTAG
- a CDS encoding NADH:flavin oxidoreductase/NADH oxidase has product MTDTAPSLFAPLTLRSVQLRNRLWVSPLCQYSVDAEDGVPTDWHLVHLGSFARGGAGLVMTEATGVSPEGRISAEDTGIYSDEQAEAWRRIVDFIHGQGSAAGIQLAHAGRKGSMWREWGPRGGITRPQDAGGWQTVAPSDIPFGDYAAPVALDEAGIQRVIQDFALAAERSVRAGFDVIEIHAAHGYLLHQFLSPLSNTRDDEWGGSLENRAALLLRVTEAVRSVMGDDRALFVRVSATDWAPADAGPSWEPEQMAIVGGWLADRGVDLFDVSSGGLIPNAKIAVGPGYQVGFAEELKRATGSAVSAVGLITTAEQADAVVREGRADAVMMGRKLMRDPHFPARAAVELGLQPETWPAAYHRALTPLERW; this is encoded by the coding sequence GTGACCGATACCGCGCCCTCACTCTTCGCCCCGCTCACCCTCCGATCCGTGCAGTTGCGCAACCGCCTCTGGGTGTCACCCCTCTGCCAGTACTCGGTCGACGCCGAGGACGGCGTGCCGACGGACTGGCACCTCGTGCACCTCGGCTCCTTCGCCCGTGGCGGGGCAGGGCTGGTCATGACGGAGGCGACGGGGGTCAGCCCCGAGGGCCGTATCTCGGCCGAGGACACGGGCATCTACAGCGACGAACAGGCGGAGGCCTGGCGCCGCATCGTCGACTTCATCCACGGACAGGGCTCAGCGGCGGGCATCCAACTCGCGCACGCCGGCCGCAAGGGCTCGATGTGGCGTGAGTGGGGGCCGCGCGGCGGCATCACGAGGCCGCAGGATGCCGGTGGCTGGCAGACCGTCGCCCCGAGCGACATCCCCTTCGGCGACTACGCTGCTCCCGTCGCGCTCGACGAAGCCGGCATCCAGCGCGTCATCCAGGATTTCGCTTTGGCGGCGGAGCGTTCCGTGCGCGCGGGCTTTGACGTCATCGAGATCCACGCCGCCCACGGCTACCTGCTCCACCAGTTCCTCTCGCCGCTCAGCAACACGCGTGACGACGAGTGGGGTGGCTCGCTCGAGAATCGCGCCGCGCTGCTCCTGAGGGTGACGGAAGCCGTGCGCTCGGTCATGGGCGATGACCGCGCACTCTTCGTGCGCGTCTCCGCCACCGACTGGGCCCCCGCCGACGCGGGCCCCTCCTGGGAACCGGAGCAGATGGCGATCGTCGGCGGATGGCTGGCCGACCGCGGCGTCGACCTCTTCGATGTATCGAGCGGCGGGCTCATCCCGAACGCGAAGATCGCGGTCGGTCCCGGCTACCAGGTCGGTTTCGCCGAAGAGCTCAAGCGTGCGACGGGTTCAGCCGTGAGTGCGGTCGGCCTCATCACTACGGCCGAGCAGGCGGATGCCGTTGTGCGGGAGGGCCGCGCCGATGCGGTCATGATGGGCCGCAAGCTCATGCGTGACCCGCACTTCCCGGCGCGCGCGGCCGTCGAACTCGGGCTGCAACCCGAGACGTGGCCAGCGGCATACCATCGGGCGCTCACGCCACTCGAACGCTGGTGA
- a CDS encoding sensor histidine kinase: MAFVDALARERDRLLQRSARMLGATSTLVAFACFMVPGVLEPDLLIAVIPLFIVLFVIHLLVGTSKSLLLVIGGLVAGLAILAVVQVPAEEETSAAIRGAMAPLAAAGLASFAMVLVTERIRAIVLGLGFAATLALMVMAAPAPDAAARAVILVVFGWALVIVFAYWLNAAVPRAARRINSIGRAHRAERRASETEAQRRQGARLLHDTVLATLTLLAHAGVGVSTDSMRQQAADDARLLRQLRLGVAGSHAMPVVHSTEPVSETPLGTTLESVKQRFGRMGLEVSWHGTGHVLLPSEVLDAFLLALSECLENVRRHAGVANAHVTITDDETTVRAMVTDQGVGFALDEVGESSLGYKESIVGRLKEVGGNARVFSSPGAGTTVVLEVPRV; this comes from the coding sequence ATGGCTTTCGTGGACGCCCTTGCCCGAGAACGCGATCGCCTGCTGCAGCGATCGGCTCGGATGCTCGGGGCTACTTCAACCCTCGTGGCCTTCGCCTGCTTCATGGTGCCCGGCGTGCTCGAGCCTGACCTGCTGATCGCGGTCATTCCACTCTTCATCGTGCTCTTCGTCATCCACCTCCTGGTCGGGACTTCGAAGTCGCTCCTGCTCGTGATCGGCGGGCTCGTGGCCGGCCTTGCGATCCTTGCCGTCGTGCAGGTGCCGGCCGAGGAGGAGACGAGTGCGGCCATCCGTGGGGCCATGGCGCCCCTCGCCGCGGCGGGCCTCGCCTCCTTTGCCATGGTGCTCGTGACGGAGCGCATCCGGGCGATCGTGCTCGGCCTCGGTTTCGCGGCCACGCTCGCGCTCATGGTCATGGCGGCCCCCGCGCCCGACGCCGCGGCCCGCGCGGTCATCCTCGTGGTGTTCGGGTGGGCGCTCGTGATCGTCTTCGCCTACTGGCTCAACGCGGCAGTGCCCAGGGCGGCGCGGCGCATCAACAGCATCGGACGCGCGCACCGGGCCGAGCGACGGGCGAGCGAGACCGAGGCGCAACGACGCCAGGGCGCTCGCCTGCTCCACGACACCGTGCTCGCGACCCTCACGCTCCTCGCGCACGCGGGGGTCGGGGTCTCGACGGACTCGATGCGGCAGCAGGCCGCCGACGACGCCCGCCTGCTGCGCCAGCTGCGCCTCGGTGTTGCGGGCTCGCACGCGATGCCCGTCGTGCACAGCACCGAGCCCGTCTCCGAGACACCGCTCGGCACGACGCTCGAGTCGGTCAAGCAGCGCTTCGGCCGCATGGGGCTTGAGGTCTCCTGGCACGGCACCGGCCACGTGCTGCTGCCGAGCGAGGTGCTCGACGCCTTCCTCCTCGCCCTCTCCGAGTGCCTCGAGAATGTGCGACGCCACGCGGGTGTTGCCAATGCCCACGTGACGATCACCGACGACGAGACGACAGTGCGAGCCATGGTGACCGACCAGGGCGTCGGCTTCGCCCTCGATGAGGTGGGCGAGAGCAGCCTCGGCTACAAGGAGTCGATTGTCGGCAGGCTGAAGGAGGTCGGCGGCAACGCCCGCGTCTTCTCCTCTCCCGGCGCAGGCACGACCGTCGTGCTGGAGGTGCCGCGCGTATGA
- a CDS encoding ADP/ATP-dependent (S)-NAD(P)H-hydrate dehydratase yields MRAPVEWTPRDTAAMIATPTATDDKYSRGVLGVVTGSDTYPGAAVLGVDAALATGVGMVRYLGPERPTALVLQSCPEVVTQPGRVQAWLAGSGAGADRTSLWDDVVTDAVPAVLDAGALSLVHEVAGPSVLTPHHRELARLMDLDTEWVASHPARAASEAAASLASVVLLKGNSTLVATPGGELIACPPASPWLATAGTGDVLAGILGALVATHARELHDDERMLARVAASASVIHAEAASRASAGGPFTVRALIAAIPAAVAGFLA; encoded by the coding sequence ATGCGCGCACCCGTCGAGTGGACCCCGAGAGACACTGCGGCCATGATCGCGACTCCCACCGCGACGGACGACAAGTACAGCCGTGGGGTCCTCGGCGTTGTGACCGGCTCCGACACCTATCCCGGCGCCGCCGTGCTCGGCGTCGACGCCGCCCTCGCCACGGGGGTCGGCATGGTGCGGTACCTGGGGCCCGAGCGCCCCACGGCGCTCGTGCTGCAGTCGTGCCCAGAGGTCGTCACCCAGCCGGGGCGCGTGCAGGCATGGCTCGCAGGCTCGGGCGCCGGCGCAGACCGCACCTCGCTCTGGGACGACGTCGTAACGGATGCGGTGCCCGCCGTTCTCGACGCGGGTGCCCTCTCGCTCGTGCATGAGGTCGCCGGCCCCTCCGTCTTGACGCCGCACCACCGGGAACTCGCGAGACTCATGGATCTGGACACGGAGTGGGTCGCCTCGCACCCCGCTCGCGCGGCGAGCGAGGCGGCAGCGTCCCTTGCCTCCGTCGTGCTCCTCAAGGGCAACAGCACCCTTGTGGCGACGCCCGGGGGAGAGCTCATCGCATGCCCGCCCGCGAGCCCGTGGCTCGCCACAGCCGGCACGGGCGACGTGCTGGCGGGCATCCTCGGCGCGCTCGTCGCGACGCACGCGCGCGAGTTGCACGACGACGAGCGGATGCTCGCCCGCGTGGCCGCCTCGGCATCCGTCATCCACGCTGAGGCGGCAAGCCGAGCGTCTGCGGGCGGGCCGTTCACCGTGCGGGCGCTTATCGCCGCGATCCCGGCCGCCGTCGCCGGGTTCCTCGCGTGA